One window of Ziziphus jujuba cultivar Dongzao chromosome 5, ASM3175591v1 genomic DNA carries:
- the LOC107420397 gene encoding protein IQ-DOMAIN 32 isoform X1, with amino-acid sequence MGKSTSCFKIITCGSDSADKDDAEAYGSKGSTDKRGWSFRKRSARPRVLSNTVNAETPLSGNKESPESANLNFQASADTTIPEKISVVQCIDEKPPLPIPENPKVDETAVATESESVVDTKPDESVVIVIQTAVRGFMAQRALLKLTNVVKLQAAVRGHLVRRHAVGTLRCVQAIIKMQALVRARCARLSLEGSYPVKKLVGKPEKDNSSTKNLKENLAGKTNVTYTSIEKLLSNKFARQLLESTPKTKPIHVKCDLSKPDSAWMWLERWMSVSAADIAETTKPVTVTEQQEGRKEDNFESQLKSGMQSEVFGETADSKSGIEESVVPSESEENLITYEADNFHFHASQSTSSLVKDNLEQPQMESKDASDAKETSIDTSFLPNQSLQSDADSELEQNAFSGKLEMETEQPKRSMKRSASEQLETEGKKFISGSRKVSNPAFIAAHSKFEELSSTVNSCRSISSSYQEAGVESEDTISSGAHPIIRTKEIGVAENPALLGPRFQVGGSECGTELSISSTLDSPDISDVGAVEYDREAKVSDERLSNPNSMKNPDTEAKDVSTIPASSVSPVTDQPEKVDAINAESIDSVVAVDSPQIEQRPDSNKSDFQREPHSETGVQVYGSSPEASPRSHMTVLESQGTPSSQVSVKGRKHKSDKSGSSQKRGSLSAGKKSPSNANRDSGARSSVEKLSKERNGKRRNSLGSARPDQPDHEPRDSTANSSLPHFMQATESARAKLQANNSPRSSPDVQERDNYIKKRHSLPGANGRQGSPRIQRSMSQAQQGTKGNERKWQR; translated from the exons atggggaaatCTACCTCCTGCTTCAAAATTATCACATGCGGTAGCGATTCAGCGGACAAAGATGATGCCGAAGCTTATGGG AGCAAGGGTTCCACTGACAAACGCGGTTGGAGTTTTCGGAAGAGGTCTGCACGGCCTCGAGTGCTGAGCAACACTGTGAATGCAGAAACTCCTTTATCTGGAAATAAGGAGAGTCCAGAATCTGCGAATCTTAATTTCCAGGCATCAGCTGACACTACCATTCCAGAGAAGATATCTGTGGTGCAATGCATTGATGAAAAACCCCCATTGCCTATCCCTGAGAATCCAAAAGTAGATGAGACTGCAGTTGCCACTGAAAGTGAAAGTGTGGTTGATACCAAACCGGATGAGTCCGTTGTCATTGTCATCCAGACTGCTGTCAGAGGGTTTATG GCTCAAAGAGCACTCTTGAAGCTTACAAATGTAGTTAAGTTGCAAGCTGCTGTTCGAGGGCATTTGGTCCGTAGGCATGCTGTGGGAACTCTACGCTGTGTTCAAGCCATTATTAAAATGCAAGCTCTTGTTCGTGCTCGATGTGCTCGGCTATCTTTGGAAGGATCATATCCAGTAAAGAAGTTGGTTGGGAAGCCTGAGAAGGATAACAGTAGCACAAAGAACTTG AAGGAAAACTTAGCAGGCAAAACAAATGTGACATACACGTCTATTGAGAAGCTTCTTAGCAATAAGTTTGCCCGCCAG CTTTTGGAATCAACTCCGAAGACGAAACCTATTCATGTCAAGTGTGATCTCTCTAAACCTGACTCTGCTTGGATGTGGTTGGAGAGGTGGATGTCAGTCTCTGCAGCAGATATTGCAGAGACAACAAAACCAGTGACAGTGACAGAGCAACAGGAAGGACGAAAGGAAGACAATTTTGAGTCTCAATTAAAATCTGGAATGCAATCTGAAGTCTTTGGTGAGACGGCTGATTCAAAATCTGGTATTGAAGAATCAGTTGTGCCATCTGAAAGCGAAGAGAATCTGATTACTTATGAGGCAGACAACTTCCACTTTCATGCAAGCCAGTCTACTTCTTCTTTGGTAAAAGATAATTTGGAGCAGCCTCAGATGGAAAGCAAAGATGCATCTGATGCGAAGGAGACCTCAATAGATACAAGTTTTCTTCCAAATCAATCTTTGCAGTCAGATGCAGATTCTGAACTGGAGCAAAATGCCTTTTCTGGGAAGCTTGAAATGGAAACTGAGCAACCAAAACGTTCAATGAAAAGATCAGCCTCAGAACAACTGGAGACTGAGGGAAAGAAATTTATATCTGGATCAAGGAAAGTAAGTAATCCTGCTTTTATTGCTGCCCACTCGAAATTTGAAGAGCTGAGTTCAACAGTCAATTCATGTAGATCTATCAGTTCCTCCTATCAAGAGGCTGGAGTTGAATCAGAGGACACAATTTCATCTGGTGCACATCCCATAATCAGGACAAAGGAGATAGGTGTTGCAGAAAATCCAGCACTGCTTGGACCAAGGTTTCAAGTGGGTGGTTCGGAATGTGGTACTGAACTCTCTATTTCATCTACTCTTGATTCACCTGATATATCTGATGTTGGAGCTGTGGAGTATGATCGTGAAGCCAAAGTTTCAGATGAAAGGCTTTCCAATCCTAACAGCATGAAAAACCCAGATACTGAGGCAAAGGATGTTTCTACAATCCCTGCATCTAGTGTATCTCCTGTCACAGATCAACCAGAGAAAGTTGATGCTATAAATGCTGAATCTATTGATTCCGTGGTTGCGGTTGACTCCCCGCAGATAGAGCAGAGACCAGATAGTAATAAATCCGATTTTCAGAGAGAACCCCACTCTGAGACAGGCGTTCAAGTATATGGATCATCTCCAGAGGCTTCTCCAAGAAGCCATATGACAGTCCTTGAATCTCAAGGAACACCTTCTAGTCAGGTTTCAGTGAAAGGGAGAAAACATAAATCTGACAAGAGTGGGTCTAGCCAAAAGCGTGGTTCTCTATCTGCAGGGAAGAAATCACCCTCAAATGCAAATCGGGATTCTGGTGCAAGAAGTAGTGTGGAAAAATTGTCCAAAGAGAGAAACGGTAAAAGGCGCAATTCCTTAGGTTCAGCAAGACCTGATCAGCCTGATCACGAACCAAGAGATAGCACTGCCAACAGTTCTCTCCCCCACTTTATGCAAGCCACTGAGTCTGCTAGAGCAAAGCTCCAAGCAAATAACTCTCCAAGATCAAGTCCTGATGTGCAAGAAAGAGACAATTACATCAAGAAGAGACATTCTTTACCTGGGGCAAATGGAAGGCAGGGTTCTCCACGTATCCAGAGGTCAATGTCTCAAGCACAACAGGGCACGAAGGGAAATG AGAGAAAATGGCAGAGGTAA
- the LOC107420380 gene encoding uncharacterized protein LOC107420380 isoform X2, protein MLKFLSKVKIEFNALDPRIASCMEFLAQCNARKAKESNPACQIQVKRRTDDEPPKIGVTFVNGVEEKFDATSISAQTIRNMILEKGQLLETEQMFRDAGEPWPVIIPEEELHQPAPAKESGREEAVTLSWAWIFGLSCLLHFY, encoded by the exons ATGCTGAAGTTCCTTTCGAAGGTGAAGATAGAGTTCAATGCATTGGACCCACGAATAGCGTCGTGCATGGAGTTCTTGGCCCAGTGCAATGCTCGCAAGGCAAAGGAATCCAACCCCGCCTGCCAGATTCAGGTCAAGCGCCGAACCGATGACGAACCACCGAAAATCGGCGTCACGTTCGTTAATGGCGTGGAGGAGAAGTTCGACGCCACCTCCATATCTGCCCAGACCATCAGGAACATGATTCTCGAAAAGGGTCAGCTCCTGGAGACCGAACAGATGTTCCGCGACGCTGGCGAGCCCTGGCCTGTCATTATCCCCGAAGAAGAGCTCCATCAACCCGCTCCAG CCAAGGAAAGCGGAAGAGAAGAAGCAGTGACTTTATCTTGGGCTTGGATCTTTGGGCTGTCATGTCTGCTACACTTTTATTGA
- the LOC107420395 gene encoding zinc finger CCCH domain-containing protein 6 yields the protein MRGLPKSKRVSWASDVNLCQVRLFLSEDSPSQVGLDSQDHLQAKTSWPLHSSGTGSDDILPPGFEGAHPANQLQTKLSQIPQVKWIRPSRIVLNIAWQVVAGEDSKEVETQKQREMRVLEAVYPRPSAIPPNPSILADAEASHYDDEQTLSIPITPIEDEDAVADTLSISVAPSSQSFQQSPGIPSLSQHGVLNLANPLATERPSAGMVVGTEPDVAAAASAAYTAIMSSNDQGNLIDQELLIKILSNPKMIERLVTDYGAAATQSMPISRAPPVALPDPPPAHINRTQSSTPLSGALPTGPLYPQPNGAGMGPLPNPRLPPPPGIPISSQPSVGAPPAKDINYYKSLIQQHGGDRQEALPQYGNRHHSHQSVTNQESVNSYKSRDSKPKIMKPCMYFNTPRGCRHGANCAYQHDTSFQQRGSPLPDVPSAKRMKMDREISS from the exons ATGCGAGGATTGCCTAAATCGAAAAGAGTTTCTTGGGCTTCGGATGTTAACCTTTGTCAG GTTAGGCTGTTTTTATCAGAAGATTCTCCTTCACAAGTTGGTTTAGATTCTCAAGATCACCTCCAAGCAAAGACATCATGGCCTTTGCATTCAAGTGGTACAGGCTCTGATGATATTCTACCTCCTGGCTTTGAAGGAGCTCATCCTGCAAATCAGTTGCAGACTAAATTATCTCAAATTCCACAAGTGAAATGGATACGACCTTCAAGG ATTGTGCTGAATATTGCTTGGCAAGTGGTTGCTggggaagacagcaaagaggtggagactcaaaaacagagagaaatgAGAGTCCTTGAAGCAGTTTATCCACGCCCATCAGCCATTCCTCCAAA TCCCTCTATTTTGGCGGATGCAGAAGCCTCTCACTATGACGATGAGCAAACTCTGTCAATACCAATTACTCCAATCGAAGACGAAGATGCAGTAGCTGATACATTATCTATTTCTGTAGCACCAAGTTCACAGTCCTTTCAACAGTCTCCTGGAATTCCATCTTTATCTCAACATGGTGTATTGAACTTAGCTAACCCTCTTGCCACTGAGAGACCATCAGCTGGAATGGTTGTTGGTACTGAACCAGATGTTGCTGCTGCAGCATCTGCAGCCTATACTGCAATTATGAGTAGCAATGACCAAGGGAATTTGATTGACCAGGAATTGCTAATTAAAATTCTCAGCAATCCAAAAATGATTGAGAGATTGGTTACAGATTATGGAGCAGCTGCCACACAGAGCATGCCTATATCAAGGGCACCTCCAGTGGCCTTACCAGATCCACCTCCTGCTCACATTAACAGGACACAATCCAGCACACCTCTATCGGGTGCTCTACCAACTGGACCTCTCTACCCTCAGCCAAATGGGGCAGGCATGGGACCTCTTCCTAATCCACGGCTTCCACCGCCCCCGGGCATTCCGATTTCCTCCCAACCGTCTGTTGGAGCTCCACCAGCAAAAGACATAAACTATTATAAGAGTTTGATTCAGCAACATGGAGGAGACAGGCAAGAGGCACTTCCCCAATATGGTAACCGTCATCATAGCCACCAATCGGTGACAAACCAGGAATCAGTAAATAGCTATAAATCAAGAGATTCCAAACCTAAGATAATGAAACCTTGCATGTACTTTAATACCCCAAGGGGTTGTCGGCATGGAGCCAATTGTGCTTACCAGCATGATACATCATTTCAGCAACGGGGTAGTCCTCTGCCTGATGTGCCAAGTGCAAAGAGAATGAAAATGGATAGGGAGATTAGCAGTTAA
- the LOC107420380 gene encoding uncharacterized protein LOC107420380 isoform X4, giving the protein MLKFLSKVKIEFNALDPRIASCMEFLAQCNARKAKESNPACQIQVKRRTDDEPPKIGVTFVNGVEEKFDATSISAQTIRNMILEKGQLLETEQMFRDAGEPWPVIIPEEELHQPAPGTKPRKAEEKKQ; this is encoded by the exons ATGCTGAAGTTCCTTTCGAAGGTGAAGATAGAGTTCAATGCATTGGACCCACGAATAGCGTCGTGCATGGAGTTCTTGGCCCAGTGCAATGCTCGCAAGGCAAAGGAATCCAACCCCGCCTGCCAGATTCAGGTCAAGCGCCGAACCGATGACGAACCACCGAAAATCGGCGTCACGTTCGTTAATGGCGTGGAGGAGAAGTTCGACGCCACCTCCATATCTGCCCAGACCATCAGGAACATGATTCTCGAAAAGGGTCAGCTCCTGGAGACCGAACAGATGTTCCGCGACGCTGGCGAGCCCTGGCCTGTCATTATCCCCGAAGAAGAGCTCCATCAACCCGCTCCAGGTACCAAG CCAAGGAAAGCGGAAGAGAAGAAGCAGTGA
- the LOC107420380 gene encoding uncharacterized protein LOC107420380 isoform X1 — MLKFLSKVKIEFNALDPRIASCMEFLAQCNARKAKESNPACQIQVKRRTDDEPPKIGVTFVNGVEEKFDATSISAQTIRNMILEKGQLLETEQMFRDAGEPWPVIIPEEELHQPAPGTKVSPFSSIFKLVINFGEFVTLFPFRLTIKRFFLQSCCRRHKYNSHCVTRR, encoded by the exons ATGCTGAAGTTCCTTTCGAAGGTGAAGATAGAGTTCAATGCATTGGACCCACGAATAGCGTCGTGCATGGAGTTCTTGGCCCAGTGCAATGCTCGCAAGGCAAAGGAATCCAACCCCGCCTGCCAGATTCAGGTCAAGCGCCGAACCGATGACGAACCACCGAAAATCGGCGTCACGTTCGTTAATGGCGTGGAGGAGAAGTTCGACGCCACCTCCATATCTGCCCAGACCATCAGGAACATGATTCTCGAAAAGGGTCAGCTCCTGGAGACCGAACAGATGTTCCGCGACGCTGGCGAGCCCTGGCCTGTCATTATCCCCGAAGAAGAGCTCCATCAACCCGCTCCAGGTACCAAG GTTTCAccattttcttctatttttaaattggtGATTAATTTTGGAGAATTTGTAACTCTTTTCCCCTTTAGATTGACTATCAAACGATTTTTCCTTCAGAGCTGTTGTCGGCGCCATAAATATAATAGCCATTGTGTCACTCGACGGTGA
- the LOC107420380 gene encoding uncharacterized protein LOC107420380 isoform X7, with amino-acid sequence MLKFLSKVKIEFNALDPRIASCMEFLAQCNARKAKESNPACQIQVKRRTDDEPPKIGVTFVNGVEEKFDATSISAQTIRNMILEKGQLLETEQMFRDAGEPWPVIIPEEELHQPAPELLSAP; translated from the exons ATGCTGAAGTTCCTTTCGAAGGTGAAGATAGAGTTCAATGCATTGGACCCACGAATAGCGTCGTGCATGGAGTTCTTGGCCCAGTGCAATGCTCGCAAGGCAAAGGAATCCAACCCCGCCTGCCAGATTCAGGTCAAGCGCCGAACCGATGACGAACCACCGAAAATCGGCGTCACGTTCGTTAATGGCGTGGAGGAGAAGTTCGACGCCACCTCCATATCTGCCCAGACCATCAGGAACATGATTCTCGAAAAGGGTCAGCTCCTGGAGACCGAACAGATGTTCCGCGACGCTGGCGAGCCCTGGCCTGTCATTATCCCCGAAGAAGAGCTCCATCAACCCGCTCCAG AGCTGTTGTCGGCGCCATAA
- the LOC107420380 gene encoding uncharacterized protein LOC107420380 isoform X3, translating into MLKFLSKVKIEFNALDPRIASCMEFLAQCNARKAKESNPACQIQVKRRTDDEPPKIGVTFVNGVEEKFDATSISAQTIRNMILEKGQLLETEQMFRDAGEPWPVIIPEEELHQPAPGTFSRQSKELGTGDTESGLLCLLLPLL; encoded by the exons ATGCTGAAGTTCCTTTCGAAGGTGAAGATAGAGTTCAATGCATTGGACCCACGAATAGCGTCGTGCATGGAGTTCTTGGCCCAGTGCAATGCTCGCAAGGCAAAGGAATCCAACCCCGCCTGCCAGATTCAGGTCAAGCGCCGAACCGATGACGAACCACCGAAAATCGGCGTCACGTTCGTTAATGGCGTGGAGGAGAAGTTCGACGCCACCTCCATATCTGCCCAGACCATCAGGAACATGATTCTCGAAAAGGGTCAGCTCCTGGAGACCGAACAGATGTTCCGCGACGCTGGCGAGCCCTGGCCTGTCATTATCCCCGAAGAAGAGCTCCATCAACCCGCTCCAG GAACATTTTCAAGACAAAGCAAAGAGCTAGGAACTGGGGACACTGAGAGTGGGCTGTTATGTTTACTTCTGCCTCTACTGTAG
- the LOC107420380 gene encoding uncharacterized protein LOC107420380 isoform X6: MLKFLSKVKIEFNALDPRIASCMEFLAQCNARKAKESNPACQIQVKRRTDDEPPKIGVTFVNGVEEKFDATSISAQTIRNMILEKGQLLETEQMFRDAGEPWPVIIPEEELHQPAPGFTIFFYF; the protein is encoded by the exons ATGCTGAAGTTCCTTTCGAAGGTGAAGATAGAGTTCAATGCATTGGACCCACGAATAGCGTCGTGCATGGAGTTCTTGGCCCAGTGCAATGCTCGCAAGGCAAAGGAATCCAACCCCGCCTGCCAGATTCAGGTCAAGCGCCGAACCGATGACGAACCACCGAAAATCGGCGTCACGTTCGTTAATGGCGTGGAGGAGAAGTTCGACGCCACCTCCATATCTGCCCAGACCATCAGGAACATGATTCTCGAAAAGGGTCAGCTCCTGGAGACCGAACAGATGTTCCGCGACGCTGGCGAGCCCTGGCCTGTCATTATCCCCGAAGAAGAGCTCCATCAACCCGCTCCAG GTTTCAccattttcttctatttttaa
- the LOC107420397 gene encoding protein IQ-DOMAIN 32 isoform X2: MGKSTSCFKIITCGSDSADKDDAEAYGSKGSTDKRGWSFRKRSARPRVLSNTVNAETPLSGNKESPESANLNFQASADTTIPEKISVVQCIDEKPPLPIPENPKVDETAVATESESVVDTKPDESVVIVIQTAVRGFMAQRALLKLTNVVKLQAAVRGHLVRRHAVGTLRCVQAIIKMQALVRARCARLSLEGSYPVKKLVGKPEKDNSSTKNLKENLAGKTNVTYTSIEKLLSNKFARQLLESTPKTKPIHVKCDLSKPDSAWMWLERWMSVSAADIAETTKPVTVTEQQEGRKEDNFESQLKSGMQSEVFGETADSKSGIEESVVPSESEENLITYEADNFHFHASQSTSSLVKDNLEQPQMESKDASDAKETSIDTSFLPNQSLQSDADSELEQNAFSGKLEMETEQPKRSMKRSASEQLETEGKKFISGSRKVSNPAFIAAHSKFEELSSTVNSCRSISSSYQEAGVESEDTISSGAHPIIRTKEIGVAENPALLGPRFQVGGSECGTELSISSTLDSPDISDVGAVEYDREAKVSDERLSNPNSMKNPDTEAKDVSTIPASSVSPVTDQPEKVDAINAESIDSVVAVDSPQIEQRPDSNKSDFQREPHSETGVQVYGSSPEASPRSHMTVLESQGTPSSQVSVKGRKHKSDKSGSSQKRGSLSAGKKSPSNANRDSGARSSVEKLSKERNGKRRNSLGSARPDQPDHEPRDSTANSSLPHFMQATESARAKLQANNSPRSSPDVQERDNYIKKRHSLPGANGRQGSPRIQRSMSQAQQGTKGNVVADDQ; this comes from the exons atggggaaatCTACCTCCTGCTTCAAAATTATCACATGCGGTAGCGATTCAGCGGACAAAGATGATGCCGAAGCTTATGGG AGCAAGGGTTCCACTGACAAACGCGGTTGGAGTTTTCGGAAGAGGTCTGCACGGCCTCGAGTGCTGAGCAACACTGTGAATGCAGAAACTCCTTTATCTGGAAATAAGGAGAGTCCAGAATCTGCGAATCTTAATTTCCAGGCATCAGCTGACACTACCATTCCAGAGAAGATATCTGTGGTGCAATGCATTGATGAAAAACCCCCATTGCCTATCCCTGAGAATCCAAAAGTAGATGAGACTGCAGTTGCCACTGAAAGTGAAAGTGTGGTTGATACCAAACCGGATGAGTCCGTTGTCATTGTCATCCAGACTGCTGTCAGAGGGTTTATG GCTCAAAGAGCACTCTTGAAGCTTACAAATGTAGTTAAGTTGCAAGCTGCTGTTCGAGGGCATTTGGTCCGTAGGCATGCTGTGGGAACTCTACGCTGTGTTCAAGCCATTATTAAAATGCAAGCTCTTGTTCGTGCTCGATGTGCTCGGCTATCTTTGGAAGGATCATATCCAGTAAAGAAGTTGGTTGGGAAGCCTGAGAAGGATAACAGTAGCACAAAGAACTTG AAGGAAAACTTAGCAGGCAAAACAAATGTGACATACACGTCTATTGAGAAGCTTCTTAGCAATAAGTTTGCCCGCCAG CTTTTGGAATCAACTCCGAAGACGAAACCTATTCATGTCAAGTGTGATCTCTCTAAACCTGACTCTGCTTGGATGTGGTTGGAGAGGTGGATGTCAGTCTCTGCAGCAGATATTGCAGAGACAACAAAACCAGTGACAGTGACAGAGCAACAGGAAGGACGAAAGGAAGACAATTTTGAGTCTCAATTAAAATCTGGAATGCAATCTGAAGTCTTTGGTGAGACGGCTGATTCAAAATCTGGTATTGAAGAATCAGTTGTGCCATCTGAAAGCGAAGAGAATCTGATTACTTATGAGGCAGACAACTTCCACTTTCATGCAAGCCAGTCTACTTCTTCTTTGGTAAAAGATAATTTGGAGCAGCCTCAGATGGAAAGCAAAGATGCATCTGATGCGAAGGAGACCTCAATAGATACAAGTTTTCTTCCAAATCAATCTTTGCAGTCAGATGCAGATTCTGAACTGGAGCAAAATGCCTTTTCTGGGAAGCTTGAAATGGAAACTGAGCAACCAAAACGTTCAATGAAAAGATCAGCCTCAGAACAACTGGAGACTGAGGGAAAGAAATTTATATCTGGATCAAGGAAAGTAAGTAATCCTGCTTTTATTGCTGCCCACTCGAAATTTGAAGAGCTGAGTTCAACAGTCAATTCATGTAGATCTATCAGTTCCTCCTATCAAGAGGCTGGAGTTGAATCAGAGGACACAATTTCATCTGGTGCACATCCCATAATCAGGACAAAGGAGATAGGTGTTGCAGAAAATCCAGCACTGCTTGGACCAAGGTTTCAAGTGGGTGGTTCGGAATGTGGTACTGAACTCTCTATTTCATCTACTCTTGATTCACCTGATATATCTGATGTTGGAGCTGTGGAGTATGATCGTGAAGCCAAAGTTTCAGATGAAAGGCTTTCCAATCCTAACAGCATGAAAAACCCAGATACTGAGGCAAAGGATGTTTCTACAATCCCTGCATCTAGTGTATCTCCTGTCACAGATCAACCAGAGAAAGTTGATGCTATAAATGCTGAATCTATTGATTCCGTGGTTGCGGTTGACTCCCCGCAGATAGAGCAGAGACCAGATAGTAATAAATCCGATTTTCAGAGAGAACCCCACTCTGAGACAGGCGTTCAAGTATATGGATCATCTCCAGAGGCTTCTCCAAGAAGCCATATGACAGTCCTTGAATCTCAAGGAACACCTTCTAGTCAGGTTTCAGTGAAAGGGAGAAAACATAAATCTGACAAGAGTGGGTCTAGCCAAAAGCGTGGTTCTCTATCTGCAGGGAAGAAATCACCCTCAAATGCAAATCGGGATTCTGGTGCAAGAAGTAGTGTGGAAAAATTGTCCAAAGAGAGAAACGGTAAAAGGCGCAATTCCTTAGGTTCAGCAAGACCTGATCAGCCTGATCACGAACCAAGAGATAGCACTGCCAACAGTTCTCTCCCCCACTTTATGCAAGCCACTGAGTCTGCTAGAGCAAAGCTCCAAGCAAATAACTCTCCAAGATCAAGTCCTGATGTGCAAGAAAGAGACAATTACATCAAGAAGAGACATTCTTTACCTGGGGCAAATGGAAGGCAGGGTTCTCCACGTATCCAGAGGTCAATGTCTCAAGCACAACAGGGCACGAAGGGAAATG TAGTAGCGGATGACCAGTAG
- the LOC107420380 gene encoding uncharacterized protein LOC107420380 isoform X5, with translation MLKFLSKVKIEFNALDPRIASCMEFLAQCNARKAKESNPACQIQVKRRTDDEPPKIGVTFVNGVEEKFDATSISAQTIRNMILEKGQLLETEQMFRDAGEPWPVIIPEEELHQPAPGTKEHFQDKAKS, from the exons ATGCTGAAGTTCCTTTCGAAGGTGAAGATAGAGTTCAATGCATTGGACCCACGAATAGCGTCGTGCATGGAGTTCTTGGCCCAGTGCAATGCTCGCAAGGCAAAGGAATCCAACCCCGCCTGCCAGATTCAGGTCAAGCGCCGAACCGATGACGAACCACCGAAAATCGGCGTCACGTTCGTTAATGGCGTGGAGGAGAAGTTCGACGCCACCTCCATATCTGCCCAGACCATCAGGAACATGATTCTCGAAAAGGGTCAGCTCCTGGAGACCGAACAGATGTTCCGCGACGCTGGCGAGCCCTGGCCTGTCATTATCCCCGAAGAAGAGCTCCATCAACCCGCTCCAGGTACCAAG GAACATTTTCAAGACAAAGCAAAGAGCTAG